ATGAGCAAGGGGAAAACTCCAATCGAGAACCGGGTGGCGCTCATTGCAGGGCCGACCGCCAGCGGCAAGAGCGGACTTGCGTTGCAGCTCGCACAGGCGCGCGCCAAGACGAAACTCGACACCTGGATCGTCAACGCCGACAGCATGCAGGTCTATCGCGACATTCCGATCCTGTCCGCCGCACCGAGCGAGAAGGAGCGCAAGCAGACGCCGCACCGGATCTATGGCGAGTGGGAGGCACAACAGACCTGCTCCGCCGCCGACTGGGCTGGGCGCGCTAAGGGTATGATCGCCGAGGCGCACGAGGCGGGCGCGCTGCCGGTGCTGGTCGGGGGCACCGGCATGTACATGAAGGTGCTGCTCGAAGGGATAGCCCCGATCCCGGAAATCGATCCGGAGATTCGCGCGGTGGTGCGCGGCCTCGATACCGAGGACGCCTATGCCGCGCTGATGATCGAGGACCCGGAGCGCGCGACCCAGCTGGATCGGGGAGACAGCCAGCGGATCGCGCGCGCACTCGAAGTCAAGCGCTCGACCGGGACGACACTCGCCGACTGGCAGCTCGCCAAGACAGGCGGGATCGAGGAGGATGTCGACCTCACCGCCGTAGTTCTGCTGCCCGACCGAGACTGGCTCTACGAACGGTGCGACACCCGGTTCGAGGCAATGCTCAATGCCGGGGCGATTTCCGAGGTCGAGGAATTGGTCAAGCGCGGGCTCGACCCCGCTCTGCCGATCATGCGGGCGATCGGCGTGCCCGAAATCGCCGCCCATCTTGCTGGCGAATTCGACCGGAAAGAGCTGTTTCAGGCCGGAGCGCAGGCCACACGCAATTATGCCAAGCGGCAATACACCTGGTTCCGGCGCCAGCCCCCGGAGAGCTGGGCACGCCTGACCGAAGGGGCTGAATCCAAAAGTATCGATCTCGATGATGTTTTTGGATCATTATTGCGCCAATAATGCTTGACACGTTAGAAAATGTCCGATAGCGCATCATTCATGGCCCGACGCACAGCCCCTGCGCCGGGCCTCATTTATTGTTAAGACCACGAACGACCCGGGCCGCATCCTCTCCGGGCGAGCAGACAAGGATAACAACGTGTCGGAAAGCTCCCCAGCCGACCCTTCAGCCTCGGACAAGCGCTCGGGCGCCGCGATCCTGACGCAATGCCTGGTCGATCAGGGCGTGGAATTCGTGTTCGGCTATCCCGGCGGCGCAGTGCTGCCGATCTACGACGAGCTGTTCGGCGACGAGCGCATCCGCCACATCCTCGTCCGCGCGGAAGCCGGCGCGGCGCATGCCGCGGAAGGCTATGCCCGCGCGACCGGAAAGCCGGGCGTGGTGCTGGTGACTTCCGGCCCCGGCGCGACCAACGCCGTCACCGGTATCGCCGATGCGTTCATGGATTCGATCCCCATGGTGGTCATCACCGGGCAGGTCCC
The Erythrobacter sp. JK5 DNA segment above includes these coding regions:
- the miaA gene encoding tRNA (adenosine(37)-N6)-dimethylallyltransferase MiaA; this encodes MSKGKTPIENRVALIAGPTASGKSGLALQLAQARAKTKLDTWIVNADSMQVYRDIPILSAAPSEKERKQTPHRIYGEWEAQQTCSAADWAGRAKGMIAEAHEAGALPVLVGGTGMYMKVLLEGIAPIPEIDPEIRAVVRGLDTEDAYAALMIEDPERATQLDRGDSQRIARALEVKRSTGTTLADWQLAKTGGIEEDVDLTAVVLLPDRDWLYERCDTRFEAMLNAGAISEVEELVKRGLDPALPIMRAIGVPEIAAHLAGEFDRKELFQAGAQATRNYAKRQYTWFRRQPPESWARLTEGAESKSIDLDDVFGSLLRQ